A portion of the Halobacillus ihumii genome contains these proteins:
- the recO gene encoding DNA repair protein RecO: protein MLENVEGIVIRTRNYGETHKIVTLMTREKGKIGAMARGAKKPKSRMASVTQPFIHGQYLLYVGSGLGSLSQGEVMASFRSIREDIILTGYASYMAELTDKLIEEKRPDPFIFEQLLQSLKWMADGKDPEILSMMYEMKLYRKAGFAPIVDGCINCGKEQSPYAFSIMEGGLLCSRCWHIDPGAYRLTEPLSRLLRLFLHMDVKRLGDISLKEENKKKLRQLLDEYYDRYGGYLLKSRKFLKQLDLFKE, encoded by the coding sequence TTGTTAGAAAATGTGGAAGGTATTGTGATACGAACGAGGAATTATGGGGAAACACACAAAATAGTAACCTTGATGACGAGAGAAAAGGGAAAGATCGGGGCCATGGCTCGAGGAGCTAAAAAGCCCAAAAGCCGAATGGCCTCGGTCACCCAACCATTTATTCACGGCCAATATTTGCTCTACGTTGGTTCTGGACTAGGCTCATTAAGTCAAGGGGAGGTTATGGCTTCATTTCGATCAATACGTGAAGATATTATTTTGACAGGATATGCATCCTATATGGCTGAATTAACCGATAAGCTTATTGAAGAGAAAAGGCCTGATCCTTTTATATTTGAACAGTTATTACAATCTCTGAAGTGGATGGCCGACGGGAAAGATCCGGAGATTCTTTCCATGATGTATGAGATGAAATTGTATAGAAAAGCAGGCTTTGCTCCAATAGTTGACGGTTGTATAAACTGTGGAAAGGAGCAAAGCCCTTATGCGTTCTCTATAATGGAGGGCGGCTTATTATGCAGCCGTTGCTGGCACATTGATCCGGGAGCTTATCGTTTAACAGAGCCTCTATCACGATTGTTGCGTTTATTTCTACATATGGACGTAAAAAGGCTGGGGGACATTTCTCTGAAAGAAGAGAATAAGAAAAAACTCCGTCAACTTTTAGACGAATACTATGATCGTTATGGAGGTTACCTTCTAAAGTCACGAAAGTTTCTTAAACAGTTGGATCTCTTTAAGGAATGA
- a CDS encoding YqzL family protein codes for MSWNVFRQTGNIETYLLMKELEINNASSEESLVSAVTEQGEEDPGSN; via the coding sequence ATGTCTTGGAATGTATTTAGACAGACAGGAAACATAGAAACCTATTTGTTGATGAAGGAACTGGAAATAAACAATGCATCGTCAGAAGAGTCATTAGTTTCAGCAGTGACAGAACAGGGTGAGGAAGATCCGGGCAGTAACTAA
- the era gene encoding GTPase Era, with amino-acid sequence MEEQFKSGFVAIVGRPNVGKSTFMNHVIGEKIAIMSDKPQTTRNKISGVLTEKDAQVIFIDTPGIHKPKHKLGDYMVNVAENTLNEVDAVMFMINAEEGYGRGDQFILDRLERVDKPVFLVINKIDQVHPDKLLPLIDQYREKFEFEEIVPISALEGNNVNHLLQVVKGHLPEGPQFYPEDQITDHPERFIISEFIREKVLHLTREEIPHSIAVVIEGIEPRKDSNAVYVQAAIIVERKSQKGIIIGKQGSMLKEVGKRARKDIEALLGSRVYLELWVKVQKDWRNRQVQLSDFGYNEDEY; translated from the coding sequence ATGGAAGAACAATTTAAATCCGGCTTTGTAGCCATAGTGGGCCGCCCGAATGTCGGAAAATCAACTTTTATGAATCATGTTATTGGTGAGAAAATTGCTATCATGAGCGATAAGCCGCAAACAACAAGAAATAAAATTTCCGGTGTATTGACGGAGAAAGATGCTCAAGTTATTTTTATTGATACACCCGGTATTCATAAGCCGAAACATAAACTGGGAGATTACATGGTTAATGTAGCGGAAAATACGTTAAATGAAGTGGATGCCGTAATGTTTATGATCAATGCTGAAGAGGGGTATGGACGAGGCGATCAGTTTATCCTGGATCGTCTTGAACGAGTAGACAAGCCCGTTTTTCTGGTTATTAATAAAATCGATCAGGTACACCCTGATAAGCTTCTGCCGCTCATTGACCAATACCGAGAGAAATTTGAGTTTGAAGAAATTGTGCCGATTTCTGCCTTAGAAGGTAACAATGTTAACCATTTGCTGCAAGTAGTTAAAGGACACTTGCCGGAAGGACCGCAGTTCTATCCGGAAGACCAGATTACCGATCACCCGGAGCGCTTTATTATCAGTGAGTTTATAAGAGAAAAGGTATTGCACCTGACGCGGGAGGAAATTCCGCATTCAATTGCTGTAGTCATCGAGGGCATAGAGCCAAGAAAGGATTCAAATGCTGTCTACGTGCAAGCAGCAATCATCGTAGAACGTAAATCACAAAAGGGGATTATCATTGGTAAACAAGGCAGCATGCTGAAAGAAGTTGGTAAGCGGGCACGGAAAGATATTGAGGCTTTATTAGGAAGTCGCGTCTATTTGGAACTTTGGGTGAAAGTTCAGAAGGATTGGCGGAACCGCCAAGTGCAGCTAAGTGATTTCGGTTATAATGAAGACGAATATTAA
- a CDS encoding diacylglycerol kinase family protein, producing the protein MSMDSRDRKRSKLIGLRFALNGLKEVFLTERNFRIHLLAASLACFLAVYFGISWTEWAVLITMIVLVLTMEVINSSIERVLDYLAPEQHPLAGIIKDMAAAAVLITAVGSVLVGICIFLPKLIMIL; encoded by the coding sequence ATGAGTATGGACTCAAGAGATCGTAAACGAAGCAAGTTAATAGGGCTGCGGTTTGCATTAAATGGGCTTAAAGAAGTCTTTTTAACGGAGAGGAATTTCCGTATTCATCTTTTGGCTGCCAGCCTGGCTTGTTTCCTAGCCGTTTACTTTGGAATCTCATGGACTGAATGGGCTGTTCTAATAACTATGATTGTTCTAGTATTAACAATGGAAGTCATTAATTCGAGTATTGAACGTGTATTGGATTATTTGGCACCCGAACAGCATCCATTAGCAGGAATTATTAAAGATATGGCCGCTGCTGCGGTGTTGATAACAGCTGTAGGATCAGTACTCGTGGGAATATGTATATTTTTGCCTAAACTCATAATGATCTTATAA
- the ybeY gene encoding rRNA maturation RNase YbeY, which yields MMVQIDFQDETDSVDEAFVDLIQRLVEFAAEKEQVTPQSEVSISFVDNDYIQELNRNYRQKDQSTDVISFAMQELGEGEVEVQSSEMPAILGDIVISVDKAKEQSEEFDHSFERELGFLALHGFLHLLGYDHMEKEDEKTMFSRQEEILHEYGLKRS from the coding sequence ATAATGGTACAAATTGATTTTCAAGATGAGACCGATTCAGTTGATGAAGCGTTTGTAGATTTAATTCAAAGATTGGTCGAGTTTGCTGCGGAAAAAGAACAGGTTACACCTCAATCTGAAGTATCTATTTCATTCGTGGATAACGACTACATTCAGGAATTAAATCGGAATTACAGACAAAAGGACCAGTCTACAGATGTCATTTCTTTTGCTATGCAAGAACTAGGTGAAGGGGAAGTGGAAGTCCAGTCAAGTGAAATGCCCGCCATTCTAGGTGACATTGTGATTTCGGTGGATAAAGCAAAAGAACAGTCTGAGGAATTTGATCATTCATTTGAAAGAGAGTTAGGTTTTTTGGCTCTACATGGATTTTTGCACCTCCTTGGGTATGATCACATGGAGAAAGAAGATGAAAAGACAATGTTTTCCCGTCAAGAGGAAATTCTACATGAGTATGGACTCAAGAGATCGTAA
- a CDS encoding PhoH family protein encodes MQGNLKTIDIQLNNPTEALALFGTEDRHLKQIEEQLNVSIISRGERVNVSGEAEHVRLVEDILLAVLAIIRKGLSITERDIVYAVELAKKGKINQFEALFEDEITKNSKGKSVRVKTLGQRKYVSAIKNHDLVFGIGPAGTGKTYLAVVMAVNALKNGDVKRIILTRPAVEAGESLGFLPGDLKEKVDPYLRPLYDSLHDVFGAEHTARLIDRGTIEIAPLAYMRGRTLDDAFAILDEAQNTTPEQMKMFLTRLGFGSKMIITGDITQVDLPKGVTSGLKVAEQKLGSVKGSEFIHLDQTDVVRHPLVQRIIDAYEHDQS; translated from the coding sequence ATGCAAGGAAACTTAAAAACAATTGATATTCAACTGAATAATCCAACAGAAGCTCTGGCTCTATTCGGTACAGAAGATAGACATTTAAAGCAAATTGAAGAGCAATTGAACGTCTCGATCATATCTCGAGGTGAACGAGTAAATGTTTCAGGGGAAGCCGAGCATGTTCGTTTGGTAGAAGATATTTTACTGGCTGTACTAGCCATTATCCGCAAAGGGTTATCCATAACAGAACGCGATATTGTATACGCGGTAGAGCTCGCGAAAAAAGGAAAAATCAATCAGTTTGAAGCCCTTTTTGAGGATGAAATTACGAAGAATTCAAAAGGAAAGTCTGTTCGAGTAAAAACCCTCGGCCAGAGAAAATATGTGTCAGCGATTAAAAATCATGATCTTGTCTTCGGTATTGGACCCGCAGGTACGGGTAAAACCTATCTGGCTGTTGTGATGGCAGTCAATGCTCTCAAAAATGGTGATGTAAAACGAATTATTCTCACCCGTCCGGCGGTTGAAGCAGGAGAAAGCTTAGGATTCCTTCCGGGCGATTTAAAGGAAAAAGTTGACCCCTATTTACGACCGCTCTATGATTCTTTACATGATGTATTTGGTGCAGAGCATACTGCAAGATTAATCGACAGAGGAACGATAGAGATTGCTCCTCTGGCATACATGAGGGGGCGGACTCTTGACGACGCTTTTGCTATCTTAGATGAAGCCCAAAATACAACACCCGAACAAATGAAAATGTTTCTGACTCGTCTTGGTTTTGGGTCAAAAATGATTATAACCGGCGATATTACCCAGGTAGACCTTCCGAAAGGAGTCACGTCTGGATTAAAGGTTGCTGAGCAGAAACTCGGAAGTGTGAAAGGGTCTGAGTTTATCCACTTGGATCAAACAGATGTGGTGAGGCATCCTCTAGTTCAAAGAATCATTGATGCCTACGAGCACGATCAGTCATAA
- the yqfD gene encoding sporulation protein YqfD: MARNQLDFLYGLVTVRVKGALIEAFLQACTREGAYITNVKQVSDKDVQMTIRLKDWMIYRRLRKKYRCKIHIIARHGIPFLIHRLLAKKAVLAAFLCGICALFLLANTLWSVQIKGLPPELEATVESQLESYGVTEGKLTIGMKDPNEVQRLLLEDVPDLLWIGVKKKGTSYQLYGVMKTRQDPDETTRPADLVASKKGIIKKMFITKGRPLVSVNQFVKKGTVLATGKLKEDTNETAKDESEEDSGKYIEAEGEVIAETWYRAEIQVPKDQQLQLTDGEKSSAYSLGIGSIKIPIWGWWNKDEENVRVETSQKKWDLFGWELPIRLEVEDMYAQEDVQPANDRVKQGIVAAKRDLKQKLDEEAEVIGEKVLHERKENGKVKLILLFKVHENIAVTKYVTQGD, translated from the coding sequence ATGGCGAGGAACCAATTAGATTTTTTATATGGACTAGTTACAGTAAGGGTTAAAGGGGCATTAATTGAGGCTTTCCTTCAGGCTTGTACAAGAGAAGGAGCTTATATAACAAACGTTAAGCAGGTGTCTGACAAAGATGTACAAATGACTATACGTCTTAAGGACTGGATGATTTATCGCAGGCTTCGTAAAAAATACCGCTGTAAAATCCATATCATTGCTCGTCATGGTATTCCATTTCTCATCCATCGGTTACTTGCTAAAAAGGCAGTACTCGCTGCCTTTCTTTGTGGGATCTGTGCCTTGTTTTTACTTGCCAATACATTATGGTCTGTACAGATTAAAGGGTTGCCGCCTGAGCTTGAAGCGACTGTCGAAAGCCAGCTCGAATCCTATGGTGTAACAGAAGGGAAATTGACAATTGGGATGAAAGATCCTAATGAGGTACAACGACTTCTCCTGGAGGATGTTCCTGATTTGCTTTGGATTGGTGTGAAAAAGAAAGGGACGAGCTACCAGCTTTATGGGGTTATGAAAACGAGGCAGGATCCAGATGAAACGACGCGGCCAGCTGATTTAGTAGCATCAAAAAAGGGCATAATAAAAAAAATGTTTATTACTAAAGGCAGACCTTTAGTCTCCGTTAATCAGTTTGTTAAAAAAGGGACAGTGCTCGCCACAGGTAAACTAAAAGAAGATACAAATGAAACGGCCAAGGATGAATCTGAAGAAGATAGCGGCAAGTATATTGAGGCTGAAGGAGAAGTCATTGCTGAAACATGGTACCGAGCGGAAATTCAAGTTCCTAAAGATCAGCAATTGCAACTTACAGATGGAGAAAAATCTTCAGCGTATTCCCTCGGGATAGGCTCAATAAAGATTCCGATATGGGGATGGTGGAATAAGGATGAGGAAAATGTAAGAGTGGAAACCTCTCAAAAGAAGTGGGACTTGTTTGGTTGGGAGCTGCCAATCCGTTTGGAAGTCGAAGATATGTATGCTCAGGAAGATGTTCAACCAGCAAACGATCGTGTTAAACAGGGAATCGTGGCAGCCAAAAGAGACTTAAAGCAGAAGCTGGATGAAGAGGCAGAGGTCATCGGCGAAAAAGTTTTGCACGAGCGTAAGGAGAATGGTAAAGTAAAATTAATCCTTTTATTCAAAGTACACGAGAACATTGCAGTGACCAAGTATGTAACCCAAGGAGATTGA
- the yqfC gene encoding sporulation protein YqfC produces MVKWQQQIRTWVGRYFDLPSDVMLDLPRITTIGSIHAYIENHTGLLLFSDREVRLKYRDGHLSIKGKSLRIKMMLKEELLLEGTLDSIEFYPDPKKGGK; encoded by the coding sequence ATGGTGAAATGGCAGCAGCAAATTCGTACATGGGTCGGCCGTTATTTCGATTTACCTTCTGACGTTATGCTTGATCTTCCTCGCATAACTACGATTGGGTCGATCCATGCCTACATAGAAAATCATACGGGACTACTGCTTTTTTCAGACCGTGAAGTGCGCTTAAAGTATCGTGATGGCCACCTCTCCATAAAAGGGAAAAGCTTACGAATTAAAATGATGTTAAAGGAAGAATTGCTCCTCGAAGGTACACTTGATTCCATAGAATTTTATCCTGATCCAAAGAAAGGAGGGAAGTAA